ATCTTTTCCAAAACTTCATCTGTGTCAACTCCAAACTGGGCATAAACCTCTTTTGCCCTCTCATACTCCAGCAAAATTTTCTCACCATCAAAAACCATAGCTAATAACTATCCCCCTTTTTTTTTATTCACATACAATGGTTACCCCTTTTTTAATTGCTGCCTCTTCAATTTCTTTTGGAGGTCTTTTTTCACACACCCAAACGTCAATATCATCAAGCTTTGCATACGTAAATGGCATGTTCCTGCCAACCTTAGATAAATCCATCAGCATAACAACCTTATTCGAACGTTCTAAAATTCTTCTTTTGAGCTCCCCCTCATAGATATTTGCAACACTAAAACCACTGTCAACTGAAAATCCAGAGGCACTCATAAAGGCAATGTCAATGTTTATACTGTCAAGAGAAAATATAGCATTTGGTCCAGAGACAGACAAAGTGTTTGAGTTGACAATTCCACCAAGCATTACAACAGAAATATTTTTCTTTTTAACAAGCTCGAGCGCAATGTTAAGCCCACTTGTAATAATGGTAAAGCTGTCATCGTCAAGAATTTTTGCAAGACACATGATGGTACTGCCTGCATCAAAGTATATAGACCGGTTCTTTTCAACAAGCCTTTTTGCAAAAGTGGCTATTTTCATCTTTGCATCTATGTTTTCTGCAGCTCTTTTAGAATACTCATCCTCTTGCCCACTGATTTGCCATAACTTCTTTGTGCTAACAGCACCACCATGTGTCCTTATCAAATGTCCTTCCTTTTCAAGTGTTATAAGGTCACGACGCAGAGTCATAAGAGAAACGTCTGGGAAAAACTCTTTTAACTCTTGGAGTTGAATCTCTCCTTTTTGTTCTAAGATATTTAAAATTTTTTCCCTTCTTAAACTATTCACAAAATCACTCTCCAATGTTCTTTCCTTTATATAAAATCATATACCAAGTTTGTTTATTCTCAAAATCTCATTGGTTGTAAAGTTGTTTTTAACAACATGTCCTTTTAGTGGCATAATCCTTTCATGTATAGCGTCAATTATCCAATCAGCTTGCGGGAAGAAATAGTTCTCAAACTCATAGGCAGGCACAATCCAATTTTTAGAACCAACAACAACCGGTGGTGCATCTAAATAGTCAAAGGTAAGGTCAGCTATTGTAGCAGCCATATCTTTGAGAATTGACCCTCTTGCGCATGCATCACTTACAAGAAGGATTTTACCTGTCTTTTTAACAGACTCTATTACCTTTTCGTAGTTAAATGGAACAAGCGACCTTGCATCAATTATCTCACAACTTACTCCATACTTTTCTTCTAAAATCTTTGCCGCATCCAATGCCCTGTACAAAGCAGCACCAACTGTTAATATTGTAATATCTTTTCCTTCTTTTTTGATATCAGGCTCCCCAATTGGTACTTCATAATACCCTTCTGGCACACCTTCTTCGTGGAAAAGCTCGCCAATATCATAAAGTCGCTGGCTCTCAAAGAATATCACAGGGTCTGTGCCGCTGAGTGCAGCGTTCATCAAACCTTTCGCATCATATGGGGTTGCAGGAAATACAACTTTTAGACCGGGTATGTGAGAGACAATGGAGCTCCAGTCTTGTGAATGTTGTGCACCATATTTAGAGCCAACTGAAACTCTCACAACAACAGGCATCTTAAGCGTGCCTGCGCTCATTGCCTGCCATTTTGCAAGCTGGTTGAAAATCTCATCCCCTGCTCTTCCTATAAAGTCACAGTACATTATCTCAACAACAACTCTGCCACCACACATTCCATACCCAACAGCTGATCCTACAATTGCACCCTCTGATATGGATGTATTAAATAGTCTGTGATATGGTAAGGACTCTGTAAGACCCCTGTAAACTGCAAACGCACCGCCCCAGTCTCTCAAATCTTCACCATATGAAATTAGTGTTGGGTCTGTGTAAAACTTGTCAATTAAAGCTTCAAATATAGCATCTCTTAGGTTAAATACCTTTGCCTTTGGAACAGGCTTTCCGTCTATTATGCCAACCCTTATCTTGTTCTTAATCTGCTTAACGCGTGGATTTTCTTCTTTTGGGATTAACACCTCTGGAGGTCTTTCTTCCATTTTTTCAACTTTCTGATTTGAAAACATATATTGAGCAATTCCATCTGGATTTCTTATTAAATTTATTCTCGGTGACACATTTTCATCAACAGCAAGTGTACATATTTTTGTGATAAGCTCCTTTACATCTTGCTGTAATTCATTGATTTTATCCTCTGTTGCAACCCCTACCCTAATTAATTCATCTTTGAAAGTTACAAGTGGGTCTTGTGAAGCCCAAACTTCAAGCTCTTCTTTTGTCCTATATGTTGATGAGTCTGAAGGTGAGTGACCTGTAAGTCTATAAGTCACAACGTCTAAAAGCACTGGACCTTGCTTTTGTTCAAGCAAATATTTTTTTCGCTTCATAGCATCTATCACAGCGAGAGGATTGTAGCCATCCACCCTTTCTGCATGCATCTGCTCAGGGTTGACACCTGCCCCAACCCTTGCAAGCATGTCATAGCCCATTGTCTCACCGCGTGTCTGTCCACCCATTGCATACTGATTGTTCATGAAATTGAATATAATGGGAAGCCCTCCTCTGTACTCTCCTTTCCACAACTTTTTGTACTGGTCCATTGTAGCAAGACACATAGCCTCCCATACAGGCCCACAACCCATTGCTCCATCGCCAATGTTTACAATAACTATTCCCTTTTTATGATTTATCTTTTTATAAAGCGCAGCGCCAACAGCTATGTCTGCAGATCCACCAACTATTGCGTTGTTTGGATAAATTCCAAACGGTGGGAAGAACACATGCATTGACCCACCCAAGCCTTTTTGAAAACCTGTCTCCCTTCCGAAAATCTCTGCAAGTACTCCATATAAGAAAAAGTCAATTGCAAGTTCTTTGACATTGCCCTTTTCTTTTTGCTTTCCTTCAACAACTTTCAAAATTGCACCATCAAAATAGCTTTCCATAATACTAATTAACTCATCTTCACTGAGCTTCTCAATTGCTGAAAGTCCCTTTGCTATCACCTCGCCATGGCTTCTATGAGAGCCAAATATAAAATCGTCCTTGTCCAAAATAAATGATTGACCAACTGCTGCCGCCTCTTGACCAATTGAAAGATGGGCAGGTCCTGGATAGTCGTATTTTATACCATTGTACTCGCCTCTTGTTTTTATTAATGAAAGCATTGTCTCAAACTCACGAATGATGAGCATATCGCGATAGATTCGCAAAAGGTCTTCATTTGAAAAGTTTTGTCTTTCCTCTTCAAGAGTTTTGTTGTATTGATTTACTGGAATATCATAAAATTTTATCCAACCACTTTTCCTGACCTCATTTGGGTCAATAAACTGTGACTTTGGCATCTTTTCAAATTACCTCCCCCACAAAATATTTAAATCTCAAATATAACCTCTCTTATAATCTCACTGACTGTTGGATGTGGAAAAACAAGTTCTTTTATGTCATCAACCCTCATCTGAGCTTCTATCATCAAGCCAACACCATATATAATCTCCGAAGAGTAGTTTCCAATCATATGACAGCCCAAGATTGTCTTTTTCTTTTTGTCAATCAAGATTTTACAAAGTCCATCAAACCCATCATTCTCAGCAACAAACCTTCCACTGTATAGCATTGGAAGCTTAACAATCTCATAATCAAACCCTTTTTGAGAAGCTGACTCTTCTGTCTCGCCAACCCATGCAACCTCAGGATTTGTATACACAACAGAGGGAATAGCCTCATAGCGCATCACATCTCTTTTCCCAATTATATTGTTAATACATACTTCTGCCTCTCTATATGCTGTGTGAGCAAGCATAAGCTTTCCGTTGACATCACCTGCTGCATAAACCTCTGGTACATTTGTCTTAAGCCTTTCATCTGTCTTTATTCTGCCTTTTTCTACCTCAACACCGATATTCTCAAGCCCAAAACCTTCAACATTTGGCCTTCTTCCGCTACTTAAAAGCACTTTTTCTGCCGATTTCTCAATAAGCTTACCTTCCTTTTCGTAGACTACTTTACTATCTTTTATCTCAATTACCTTTGATGAAAGCTCAAACTCAATTCCTTTTTTCTTGTAAGTATTTAACAAAATATCTGAAATCTCTCTGTCCATATTCCCGCCAATGTGGTCAAGCATCTCAATTACTGTTACTTTTGAGCCTGCAGAATTGAAATATGAAGCCATCTCAAGCCCAACAATTCCACCACCAATTACAACAAGCGATGTTGGGATGGCATCTAACTCCAATATCTCTCTATTTGTTAAAACATACCCCTTTGCAAGTCCTTCTTTTATGCCGCTGATTGGTGGCACAAACGGAGAGGACCCTGTTGCGATAAGAAGCCTGTCTGCAATGTATTCATTGTTGTTCACCTTAATGACATATCCATCTTTGTTCCTTCCAAGAATCTCAGCAAACCCATCTACAACTTCTACATTGTTCTTTCTAAGTTTACTTTTTATTCCTGTCACAAGTGTTTTTATCACCTTGTTTTTTCTCTCAAGTACCATCTTGTGATTAAGTTTAATTGACTCTACTTCAACACCATACTTTTGACTGTGTTTTGCACTTTCATACACCTTTGCAGAGTACAACAAAACCTTTGAAGGAATGCATCCTTCGTTCAGGCAAACACCACCTAAAAATCTCTTTTCGATAAGAAGTGTTTTAAGCCCATTTTTCCCTGCTCGCTCTCCAGCCAAGTACCCAGCTGGTCCCCCACCTATTATGATTAAATCGTATTTCAACTTTTGCTCACCCTCTTTTTACAAACTCTATTATTATCTTTAGCATGCCAACAAAAGCTCAAAATTCTCAAGCCACTTTTTCAAATCCTGCAAAAATCTTGCTGCATCAGCACCATCAAGTGCCCTGTGGTCAAATGTCAAAGAAAGTCCCATTGCAGGATAGTAACTAATCTGTCCATTTTGAGCTTTTGCACGCATCACTATTGTATTAACACCAAGGATGCCTGTCTGAGGTGGATTGAGTACTGGTGTAAAACCTTCTATTTCAAAACTGCCTAAGTTTGTGACAGTAAATGTTGCACCTTTTAAAAGGTCTGGATTTATGGTACCCTTTCTGCAAAGCTCTGCTAATTCTTTTGCCTCTTTTGATATCTGATTGAGTGACTTTTTATTACTGTTAAAGATTGTTGGAACCATTAAGCCTCTTTCAGTGTCCACTGCAAACCCTAAATGAACATTTTTGAAATATCTCATCTTATCGTCCAAAAAATGAGCATTTAATGCTTTGTGTTTTGGAAGCACTCTTGAGACTGCAAAAAGTATGATGTCGTTTATAGTAATATCTTCAAGACCAAGCTTTTCCCTATTTTCCTTAACCCTTTTCCTAAACTCAAGGATATTGCTTGCATCAAAGGAGGTGTGCAAAGTGAGCTGGGCCGTTGTTGTAAGTGAAAGGTACATCGCTTTTGCAATAGTCTTTCTGATATTAGAAAGAGGAGCTTCTTCATACTCTGTTTCATCTTTGATAATTTGCGCTGAAAGCTCAATATCGCTTTTTTGGATCTTAAAGCTCTCTTTTGCCTTTTCAACGTCAGATGTTGTGATTCTTCCACCAATTCCGCTTGGTTCTACATCTTTTAAATTTCCAACCTCTTTTGCTTCAGCTTTAGCTGCAGATGTAAATACATATCCAGAGTTAAAAAGCTCCAAGATATCTCTTTCAATTATTCTTCCTTCAGGTCCTGTTGGAGTTGCAAACCTATAATCAACATTTAGTTTCTCTGCCAAATTCTTTGCCCGCGGTGAAATTTTTATTCTCTCAGATGATTGTAAACTTTCTTTGGGTTTTCTCGTCTCTTGAGAAACGTCCTCTTCCTTTTTTACTTCATTGGAGATCTCGGCATTTTCAGGAACAGCAGCAGTATTATCAGACACTTTCTTGGGATTGTACAAGCTTGCATCCTCATTTTCTTCGCCTATCACAGCTACATTTGTCAAAACAGGTACCTCTTCACCTTCCTCAAAAAAAATGTCCAAAAGTATACCACTTACCTTTGCCTCTTCGTCAAAACTTGCCTTGTCTGTCTCATATGAGAATAAAAGGTCACCTGCTTCTACTCTCTCTCCTTTTTTTTTGTGCCACTTTGTTATAATGCAGCTCTCTACTGTCTGCCCTTGTTTTGGCATAATTACAGGAGTTGCCATTTCAAAAACCCTCCAAAGCGTTATTTTTTAACATCATTTTTGAAATATTTTTTCATTTACTTGAAAACTTTTTTCATCCTTAGCTAAAATGATATCACTTTGTTTGTTTTTTTGTCAATATTATTTGTACTTTTCTCTGCTGTGTTGTTAAAATTTTTGAAAGACTCAAATACTTTTGTTGCTTCTTCTGCTAAGTAAGAACTTCTCACAAGAGGATTCGACATAACATACCTGAATCCAATGGAAATGGCATATTCTCTGTACTCCTTAAAAATATCAGGATGAATATATTCAACAACAGGATGATGTTGTTTTGATGGTGACAAATACTGACCGATTGTAACAAAATCACACTCAACACTTCTCAAATTTTTTAAAACCTCTTTCACCTCTTCTTTAGTCTCACCAAGTCCAACCATAAGCCCCGACTTTGTGTATATCCTATCATCTATCTTCTTTGCCATTTTTAAAACGCCAAGTGACCTTTCATAATCTGCTTTTGGTCTAACAGTTGGGTACAGGCGGGGCACAGTCTCTACGTTATGAGAAAGCACATCAGGTCTTGCTCTTACAACCTTGTAAATTGCCTTTTCATCTCCATTAAAATCAGGTATAAGAACCTCAACTTTGGTTTGAGGATTTAACTCCTTTATCTTCTCTATCACATTTGCAAAATGCTCTGCTCCGCCGTCCTCTAAGTCATCTCTTGTAACAGATGTGACAACAACATACCTTAAATTAAGTGCTTTCACAGCCTCAGCAACTTTTTGTGGTTCATTTTTATCTACTTCTTGGGGTTTTCCTTTTTTGACATCACAAAATGTACAATTTCTTGTACAAACATCTCCTAAAATCAAAAAAGTAGCTGTCTTTTTTGAAAAACACTCAAAAATATTAGGACACTGTGCTTCTTGGCACACTGTATGAAGTGAAAAGTCTTCTAAGAGTTTTATAACCTCTTCTACATTTTGATTTGCTTTTATTCTAATCCTCAGCCAATCAGGTTTTTGGGTTTGCATTATTTCTCACTATCCTTTGCTTTAACTTCTATAATTTCTTCTAAGTCTTCTTTAGACACAAACTTAAGATTTGCACCAAATACCTTTCCAAAATACTTTGCTACCTTGTACACTACATCATCAAATTCAACCTTATGCCCAAGCAATCTTTCCAACGAGGTCACACCTCTATCTTTCAAACCACAAGGAATTATCCACGAAAAATGCTCAAGATTGGTATTGACATTGAAAGCAAAACCATGCATAGTAATCCATTTCTTCACTGCAATACCTATTGCCACAATTTTCTCTCCTCCAACCCAAACACCTGTGTATTGCTTTTCATCTCTATATGCTTCAATCCCGTACTCATCTTTTAAGAGGTTTATAAAAACCTCTTCCAAAAGCCACACAAACCTTTTTATGTCCTTTCCAACATTAGATAAGTTAAAAATGGGATATCCCACAATCTGACCTGGACCGTGGTAAGTCACATCCCCGCCACGTGTTATCTCAAAAACCTTCACTCCCATTTGCAAAAGCTTCTCTTGGGGCACTAATATATTTTCCCACTTTCCACGCCTTCCTATTGTAATTACAGGTGGATGTTGTAATAAAAGAAGTGTATCTTCCAATTCATTTGCTACTCTTAGCTTATGAAGACGCTCTTGCAAGTGCAGAGCATCTTCGTACTCCACCGTTCCTAAATAGCAAACATTCAGACTCAACTTCAGTTCAACCTTCCTTTCAAATTTCTCAAAAAATCTATATCTTTTTTGCATTTGCCAAGAGAAAATCCTCTGCTTCTTTGCACCAAAGCCCATTGTTTCTCTCTACTATTTTTGCAAGCTCTGCAAAAAGAGGGTCTGTTTTGCCTTTTTCCTTAAAGTCTTCAATTGCGACAAGGTCAAGCTCTATATTGGTGTAAATCAGCTTTTTGCCACCGGGAATCTTTGGAAGATTTAATGTTGTCTCAACAACAGCATTTAACCCCCCAATATGAGTAATCATGGCAGCAGGGTTAATAATACCCTTTCCCATAAGATCAAGCGCTTCAATCATATCATCTGTATTTCCACCACTTGTTCCAACAACATGTGTTGAGTTATAGTGGACATTGTAAAAATTCAAAAGTGCTGAGAAGTTAGGGTCCGATGGACCTGCAAAAAAGTTTAAGCATCCATCTCTTGCTAATATTCTGTCCGCAAGCTCAACTAGTTCTTTAACTGGCGCAAACACAAATACATCATCAAATCCTTTTCCGTCTGTGAAAGACAGCAAAAGCTTTTCAACATCTTGGGTGTTTGCAGTGTTTATATAATAAAGGTCAACTCCATATTTTTTTGCTTCTTCAGGCGTATAGATAGAGCATGCTCGTGTAAGTCTTTGCTCATTTATATCTGTCACAACTAAAACCTTTGGTGGTCTTGGTCCATGTATTGCGTAGTCAATTGCACCAAGTCCCATTGGCCCAGCACCTGCTAAAATTGCCATATTACCGCCTTCTAATGTTCCCATCTTATGTATATACTTTCCTGGCTCTGTATGATAGCTTGCGTGAAACGCACCTATTATACAAGACATAGGCTCTGCTAGTGACCCGTAAAAAAACGCATCCCCCTTATATATCAAAAGACAGTTTTGTTTCATGACCTCGTTTGGAATTATTATGTATGTCGCATCTCCGCCTATATACTGAAAAGAATAACCTGGTGCGGCATAAGGATTGTCTTTTAAATTCAAAGCAGGCTGAACTGTAAACTTATCACCAGGTCTGAATTTATCTTGCCACTTTTTACCTACTTCAATGATCTCGCCACAGAATTCATGCCCAATGATAACTGGATTTTTATCTATGTCTTTTGGAACTCTTTTGTGTTCGTTTCCTTGAATTGCTGCCTTATATGAGGACATACAAAGACTATCAGATACTACTCTTGCAAGAATTTCATTATCTTTTATCGGTGGAAGTTCAAATTCTTCAAGCCTCAAATCGTTTTTGCCATATAATCTAACTGCTTTTGTTTTCATTTTTTATACCCTCCCTTTAAAATCAAAAATTACACTCAAACAATAATAGCTTATAAGACAATAATAATACATTTGATTGAAAAAATCAATAAAGTCAAAAATAAAACAAATTAATATAGACATAAACAAAATATTTATTGTATAATTAATATTAGATAAGCCTAAAAATCAACATATTAAAACAATGTCAAAGGAGGTACGAAAAATGAGTTGCAAGCGATTAGAAGGACAAGTTGCAATTGTGACAGGTGCTGCCCAAGGCTTAGGGGAAGCTTTAGCACGCAGGCTTGATAAGGAAGGATGTAAAGTTGTTGTTGCAGATATAAATTTTGAAGGTGCTCAAAGAGTTGCAAGTGAGCTTACTGAGGCCATTGCTGTAAAGTGTGATGTCACAAACGAGCAAGAGGTTGAAGCAATGGTTAACAAGACAATAGAAACGTTTGGACAGCTTGACTTGATGGTTGCAAATGCAGGAATATTAATTGCAAAGCCAATTACAGAGTTTTCCTTAGCTGAGTGGAAAAAGGTTATTGATGTAAACCTTATTGGATATTTTCTCTGTGCAAGGGCAGCTGCAAGGGTTATGATTCCTCGCAGAAAAGGCAATATAATCCAAATAAACAGCAAGTCAGGAAAGAAAGGATCATATAAAAATTCGGCTTATTCTGCCTCAAAATTTGGTGGGATTGGACTTACTCAGAGTCTTGCGCTTGAGCTTGCCGAATATGGAATAAGAGTAAATGCAATCTGTCCTGGCAACCTTCTCGATTCACCACTTTGGGTCAACAGTCTGTATGAGCAATATGCAAGAAATCAGGGCCTTACTCCTGAACAAATTCGAGAAAAGTACCTCAGCCAAGTTCCTTTGAGGCGTGCTTGCACATATGATGATGTTGCAAATGTACTTGTATTCTTAGCATCGGATGAAGCAAGTTACATGACAGGTCAGGCAATCAATGTTACAGGTGGTCAAGAGATGAGATAAAATTAAAGAAGGAGTAAGATGATAATTATGAGCCGTGAAATTGAACATCTCATTGAAAACTTAAATAGCAAAGACAAAAAGGTACGTCTTTCTTCACTTTCTGAGCTTATGAAAAAAGTGGAGATTGGAGAAATCAATCTTCCACCAAAAAGCAGTGTGATAAATAACCATATACATACGTTCTACTCGTTCTCGCCATACTCGCCATCAAAGGCAATTTGGATGGCAAGAGCATCAAGCCTCCCCACAGCTGGTATCATGGACCATGACACAGTTGCTGGAGCTATTGAATTCATTGAAGCAGGCAAAATAGCCCAAATTGCAACTACCATAGGTGTTGAGTGCAGAGCAGATTTTTCAAAAACACCTCTAAATGGTAAGAAAATTAACAATCCTGACCAAGATTCCATTGCCTATATTGCAATCCATGGCATACCTCATACAGAAATTAACACTGTTATGAATTATTTTACGCCATATTTAAAAAAGAGAGTTGAGAGAAATAAGCTTATGGTCGAGAATATAAATGAGCTTTTATCTGTTTTTGATATTCACCTTGATTTTGAGAAAGATGTCGTGAGTATCTCAATGTACCATGAAGGTGGTAGTATCACAGAGCGTCACATCCTGTTTGCTCTTTCAAAAAAACTCACAGAAAAATTTGGAAAGAGCAGCAAATTGGTCGAATTTTTAAAAAATGAACTTAAAATTAAACTTTGGCCAAAAGTAGAGCAAAACCTTCTTGAGAGCGAAAACCCCTATTATGAATATGATCTTTTAGGTGCTTTAAAAAGTGATTTTATTCAAAGATTTTATATAAAAGCAACTGATGAGTGTCCAGACATAAAAGAACTTGTTGAATTTTCCGAAAGAATTGGAGCAATAATTGCATACGCTTATTTAGGTGATGTGACAGAGTCTGTGACAGGAGACAAACCAAGCGAAAAATTTGAAGATGAATACCTTGATCAGCTGTTTGAAGTCTTAAACTATTTAGGAATAAAAGCTGTTACCTATATGCCCTCACGAAATACCATCCAGCAGCTTCAAAGGGTACGAAAGTTGTGCGAAAAATATAACTTTTTACAAATAAGTGGTGAAGATATCAATTCTCCTCGCCAAAGCTTTGTATGTGAAGCTTTAAAAAACCAAGAATTTGAAAATTTAATTGACACAACTTGGGCACTAATTGGACATGAAATAATGGCAACTCACGATAAAACCTTGGGTTTTTTCTCAAAGAAAATGCAAGAAAAATTCCCAGATTTAAAAGAGAGGATTTCCTATTTTAAACAAGTTGGACTTAGGGAGTGGAAAAATGCTTTTTAAAAGAGTTTACAAAAAGGAAAAAAGCTACAGCCCATGCTGTGTCGGACTGTAGCTTTTTGTTTTTATTTTGTCATTTCTTTAATCAATTTCTTTCTATACTCTTCGCTTTCCCAGTTCTTGATATAATTTGTACTGTCCTCTGTCATAGTTTTTATTGTAAGGCCCAATTTCTCAATTTGTTCTATTACATAGAAGTATGCCAAAAGCGTCTCTTCAATTGCCAAGGCTTCTGAGTATGTTGTGTTATAAGTTACCTCTTTAGATTTAGCATTAATCTCTATTTTGGAATCATCTGCGTAAAGATTAGAGTTTATATAGACAAGCTGGTCAGGATACAATGAGTATTTTTCGAAAAAAACAGGAGTTACATTTTTACTTGCTATAAAATCATATATGAACCTTGTTCTGCTTTTGTACTTCTTTTCATCAATCTTTTCTAATTTTACAGTGGGATATCTTCCTTTTATGCCCAATCTTTTTTTAATTAGATTATTCACCTTTTCATGTATTTCAAGAGCTTCTTTATAAACATTTGAAGATATTATAAGGCCATGATTTTCCATGATTAATATTTTGGACTTTTCCTTATCCTTCTCATCTAAAGTTGAAATTCTTTTTTTAATCTCTAATGTCAGCCAAAACCCGGGGTTAATGTAGGGTATCCAAATAAGATTGATACCTTCTTCACTTAAAACTTTTTGGACTATTTCTTTGCCTTCGTATGAACATGCCAATATGTTTGCATATACAGAGTGAGAATGTATGACATACTTGTCAAGTACAGAGTGAAATCCAACCTCAACTGAAGGTCTCAATACATTTTCTGTTGGCCAAACGATACTTTTTATTGCAACATCTACGCTTTCTTTTTCAAAATCATAACCACCAGATGTATCAACGTTATCATAGTAATTTTTTATCTTGCTGTAATCTACTATAACATACCCCTCTTGTTTAGTAACCTGACTTAACCTAAATCCAGACGCCTTTATTGCCATAAGAGTTGAATCCAACTTTACTGATATATTCCCACCGCCACCTTGAACATAATCAATTCTTTTTCCTATCCTTTGGCACATCCTGACAAGTTCCAGCAAACCCTTGCTTTTCATCTCATCCTTCCTTTCAAAATTTGTTTTAGAGCTTGAACGCTTTTTCAATCTCCTCAATTTCCTCTTGGCTTATTAGCATCACCTCACCTAAATTTTTTGCATCAATCATTGCCTTTGCAGTAAATTCCAAAACCTCAAGCTTATCAAATGCATCAAGAAGGTCTTTACCGACAACAATTACACAATCATTTTCTACAATAACAGCTGGGGTTTGTTTTGAAAAAACATCTGCTGTCATCTTAGGCTGCATAAATGTAGAACCAAACGGAATCTTCTTCACGTTTCTTAGTTGAATGTATGTCTCAGGGACTGTTTTTGAATCAAATTCATTGTCAGTCACAGCAAATGCCATTATGTTTGGCGGGTGTGCAATTATAATTGCATTGACATCGGGATGTTTTTCATAGATATACTTGTGAAGAAGAACTGACCTACTCGGTCTTTTTCCAGCCTCCTTATATCCATTTTCTATTCTGACAATATCTTCCACATCAATGTATTTCCTGTCCACCATATATGGAGTTATTATAAAAGAATTTCCATTTAACCTTTGTGAAAAAGTGCCTTGTGTACTTGTAAATAATCTTTGGTCATATGCTCTGTGAATAAGCTCACACATTCTCTTTCTTGCGTGTCTTTCGAAGCTTGAAAAGGTCTTTGGAATAAACTCATCCATCTTAATATCCTGTTTTGCCTTTGAAATCTCAAGGTCTTTTGGCCGTAAAGCTTTAGGATTACCTATTGCCCTTGCTCTTATCTCAAGCTGAGCACAAAAATCCAAAGTCTCAAACGCCATAAAAGCCTTGAAAAGGTTTTCTGCACCTACAACAATTCCGTGGTTTGCCAAAATAGCAGTGTTAATACCTCTTTTGAAGGCATCTGCAATCTTTTGCCCAAGCGCTGTGCTGCCTGGTAGTGCATAGTCAACAAGCTCAACTTCGCCACATATCAAATGTACATTTGGAATAAGTTTTGTGTTTGGAATCTTTCTTGCCAAACTAAACGCCATAATGGCTGGCGGATGAGCATGAATTATAGCTTTAATATCTGGCCTTGATCTGTAAATCATCTCATGAAAAGGGAGCTCAACAGATGGCTTGTGTTTTCCTACAATCTCACCATTGCTTTTTACAAGCACTATGTCATCCGGCTTTAAACTTCCTTTGTCAATCCCAGATGGTGTAATCCATATATCGCCATTTTCGTCCATTATGGAAATATTTCCACCTGAGGTTGTCGTCATACCATA
This Caldicellulosiruptor changbaiensis DNA region includes the following protein-coding sequences:
- a CDS encoding 2-oxo acid dehydrogenase subunit E2, whose product is MATPVIMPKQGQTVESCIITKWHKKKGERVEAGDLLFSYETDKASFDEEAKVSGILLDIFFEEGEEVPVLTNVAVIGEENEDASLYNPKKVSDNTAAVPENAEISNEVKKEEDVSQETRKPKESLQSSERIKISPRAKNLAEKLNVDYRFATPTGPEGRIIERDILELFNSGYVFTSAAKAEAKEVGNLKDVEPSGIGGRITTSDVEKAKESFKIQKSDIELSAQIIKDETEYEEAPLSNIRKTIAKAMYLSLTTTAQLTLHTSFDASNILEFRKRVKENREKLGLEDITINDIILFAVSRVLPKHKALNAHFLDDKMRYFKNVHLGFAVDTERGLMVPTIFNSNKKSLNQISKEAKELAELCRKGTINPDLLKGATFTVTNLGSFEIEGFTPVLNPPQTGILGVNTIVMRAKAQNGQISYYPAMGLSLTFDHRALDGADAARFLQDLKKWLENFELLLAC
- the lipA gene encoding lipoyl synthase; translation: MMQTQKPDWLRIRIKANQNVEEVIKLLEDFSLHTVCQEAQCPNIFECFSKKTATFLILGDVCTRNCTFCDVKKGKPQEVDKNEPQKVAEAVKALNLRYVVVTSVTRDDLEDGGAEHFANVIEKIKELNPQTKVEVLIPDFNGDEKAIYKVVRARPDVLSHNVETVPRLYPTVRPKADYERSLGVLKMAKKIDDRIYTKSGLMVGLGETKEEVKEVLKNLRSVECDFVTIGQYLSPSKQHHPVVEYIHPDIFKEYREYAISIGFRYVMSNPLVRSSYLAEEATKVFESFKNFNNTAEKSTNNIDKKTNKVISF
- the lipB gene encoding lipoyl(octanoyl) transferase LipB is translated as MSLNVCYLGTVEYEDALHLQERLHKLRVANELEDTLLLLQHPPVITIGRRGKWENILVPQEKLLQMGVKVFEITRGGDVTYHGPGQIVGYPIFNLSNVGKDIKRFVWLLEEVFINLLKDEYGIEAYRDEKQYTGVWVGGEKIVAIGIAVKKWITMHGFAFNVNTNLEHFSWIIPCGLKDRGVTSLERLLGHKVEFDDVVYKVAKYFGKVFGANLKFVSKEDLEEIIEVKAKDSEK
- a CDS encoding zinc-binding dehydrogenase — protein: MKTKAVRLYGKNDLRLEEFELPPIKDNEILARVVSDSLCMSSYKAAIQGNEHKRVPKDIDKNPVIIGHEFCGEIIEVGKKWQDKFRPGDKFTVQPALNLKDNPYAAPGYSFQYIGGDATYIIIPNEVMKQNCLLIYKGDAFFYGSLAEPMSCIIGAFHASYHTEPGKYIHKMGTLEGGNMAILAGAGPMGLGAIDYAIHGPRPPKVLVVTDINEQRLTRACSIYTPEEAKKYGVDLYYINTANTQDVEKLLLSFTDGKGFDDVFVFAPVKELVELADRILARDGCLNFFAGPSDPNFSALLNFYNVHYNSTHVVGTSGGNTDDMIEALDLMGKGIINPAAMITHIGGLNAVVETTLNLPKIPGGKKLIYTNIELDLVAIEDFKEKGKTDPLFAELAKIVERNNGLWCKEAEDFLLANAKKI
- the srlD gene encoding sorbitol-6-phosphate dehydrogenase; protein product: MSCKRLEGQVAIVTGAAQGLGEALARRLDKEGCKVVVADINFEGAQRVASELTEAIAVKCDVTNEQEVEAMVNKTIETFGQLDLMVANAGILIAKPITEFSLAEWKKVIDVNLIGYFLCARAAARVMIPRRKGNIIQINSKSGKKGSYKNSAYSASKFGGIGLTQSLALELAEYGIRVNAICPGNLLDSPLWVNSLYEQYARNQGLTPEQIREKYLSQVPLRRACTYDDVANVLVFLASDEASYMTGQAINVTGGQEMR